The following are encoded together in the Desulfomonilaceae bacterium genome:
- a CDS encoding AAA family ATPase, with protein MINITGYEIIGKIYESHISEIYRAVRNEGKDPVVLKLHAKKRPGPQEIAQYKNEYRIARALQGLSGVIQVYGLEKYQNGLVLITEDIQGESLKFLMESIEFSLEESLAKAIQICAGLGEIHAAHVIHKDINPSNIVVNLHSGILKIIDFGISTDMAHEDTTLVNPSILDGTLPYMSPEQTGRMNCHIDYRTDYYSLGVTLYELFTRKLPFETSDPLELVHSHIAVTPKSPIKINPALPEVVSNVIMKLLSKNPGSRYQSALGIRSDLEICLRRIREHATVQTFKLACSDVPERFEIPQKLYGRDADTESLLAAFTRVAEGGKEITLVTGEAGIGKTALVQEVYRPVTGRRGYFVSGKFDQFGRNIPHSAVIAACRELVSQILTESRESLLDWKSRFLAALGNAGQVIAEVIPEIELIVGPQPEVIELGHIEAQARFRIVFQKFMRALSNSERPIVIFLDDIQWADTSSIKLLELLMTDSDTRRIFLIAAYRDKEVDSSHPLLITLEAVQKASILINRIHLRALGLEQVSELVADILHCRTVASKALAELVQQKTAGNPFFLKEFLQTLYQEKLVEFDFRLGAWRWDLERIQHHQIPDDVVDLMVRKIRRMPSTNQDLLKIAACIGTEFGIHLLSWATGESPRNVVLALKSSVSEGLIYPIGEGYKLLELDVPIHDQDTSIDYRFAHDRIQFAAYTLVPEQERPAIHQHIGQVLIHRTSGDPLGNTIFEAVNQMNLATSLIVSDVEKSELADMNLEAGKKARVSGAYEAAFTYFQTGLMVLGDDSWQRDYDLTLGLCIEATEAAYITTRFDDVRRLTSIVTKHARRLEEKVPVYEMQIRALIALNDRAAAIQIALPLLAELGEKFPDNPSKVQVFADFVKTKLALSGRRIEEIENLPEMRDQKKLGAMRIMETVVSAAYSVVPNLFLLMLFRMVRLSVRHGSTQQSAFVYAGYGLILCSIIGDIKSGHRFGELALKLIQRPDLKSQYTKVNFAVHALIFLWCKPLRDGLKYLEDGFQTGLELGDIEYASLSAAFFCTHSFGAGEDLAELGQKMTRYVDALGKLRQKFPAYLIQVYHQELLNMMGHSENPCRLVGQAYDEEETLPELLKSNERAIALTTFVQKLRLCYLFYNYHDAIENGQKAEEYLDGGRATVLVPVVAFYSALARIEILSQSDHKHRRSILNKVMVDLKKLKKWSQTAPANFLHKFHLAQAERLRVLGQGSEAADHYSQAISLARDSGYINEEALAYERAGMFYLSRQDLASAKAHMEQARYCYSRWGAQAKVNHIEDNYSQLLGKTPLLTVSDTTISDETLDLAAVLRASQMISGEIVLENLLRKLMKIVIEVAGAERGLLILHKEGALTIEASADAEHGAQYERRPVPVEESREVSSAIVNYVARTKEPVLLSDAGNEGPFTHNEYVLQRGLRSVFCLPIMATGRLSGLLYLENNQATGVFTAGRAEMLKVLSAQAAISIENARLYKALDETAERYKSLFENAQEAIFVIQDGDFKFLNPRTMGLTGYSSEELLSRPFVDFVHPEDRDLVTERLLDRLEWEPAPNIYPFRIVRKDSTTIWVQINSVVVTWEDSPATLSFLTDITELKRSADLHVRTERLNAIADLAGGVAHNFNNMLQVTMAGVELALVDLESGKTGQIRKNLERILDSSKLGSDTVRRLQSYAKIRADDKSPEKKTFDLSEVVRQASEISRPWWKTNLEKKGIVIEMKHHLADGCFISGKDSELFEVLVNFIKNAAEAMPKGGYIKITTSVVEDHVILEVRDTGVGVSEADKERLFEPFWTTKGAAGTGLGLAVSQGILKSHGGIVSVAGKVGIGTTFTVKLPLAEAPHEEVFLAPETISDLELTILVIDDTEALVTLFHDLLTGHGQTVLTAFSGSQGIDLYRQRHVDLVLCDLGMPGMSGWQVGAMVRSMCRDKGIPKTPFVLLTGWGGQSFDRERMDESGIDGVLAKPVDVPVLFEMIRRVATIKT; from the coding sequence ATGATCAATATCACAGGCTATGAGATTATCGGGAAGATCTACGAAAGCCACATCTCGGAAATCTATCGAGCGGTCCGTAATGAGGGTAAAGATCCTGTAGTTCTAAAACTACACGCCAAAAAGCGCCCAGGGCCCCAGGAGATCGCTCAATACAAGAACGAATACAGAATTGCCCGTGCGTTACAGGGGCTTTCGGGGGTAATCCAGGTATACGGGCTGGAGAAATATCAGAATGGTCTCGTGCTGATTACTGAAGACATTCAGGGAGAATCGCTCAAGTTTCTGATGGAATCAATTGAGTTCAGTCTGGAAGAATCTCTGGCCAAGGCAATCCAAATCTGCGCCGGCCTTGGCGAGATCCATGCCGCTCATGTGATTCACAAGGATATCAACCCCTCGAACATAGTCGTGAATCTCCATTCTGGAATACTCAAAATAATAGATTTCGGTATTTCCACTGATATGGCCCACGAAGACACTACTCTGGTTAACCCGAGCATTCTGGATGGAACCCTGCCATACATGTCTCCGGAGCAAACCGGCCGGATGAATTGTCACATCGACTACCGGACCGACTATTACTCTTTGGGAGTAACGCTATATGAACTTTTCACCCGGAAACTCCCATTCGAGACAAGTGACCCTCTCGAATTAGTTCACAGCCATATTGCCGTAACACCAAAGTCTCCAATCAAAATCAATCCTGCGCTCCCTGAGGTTGTTTCCAATGTCATCATGAAACTTCTCTCAAAGAACCCAGGGTCCCGGTATCAAAGCGCTTTGGGCATCAGGTCGGATCTTGAGATTTGTTTGCGCCGGATTCGTGAACACGCAACGGTCCAGACTTTCAAACTCGCCTGTTCAGACGTTCCAGAGAGATTTGAAATCCCACAAAAGTTATATGGTCGAGATGCGGACACGGAAAGTTTGCTAGCTGCGTTTACCCGTGTCGCTGAAGGTGGAAAGGAAATCACTCTGGTCACTGGAGAAGCCGGCATCGGAAAGACTGCGTTAGTACAGGAGGTCTACCGGCCCGTTACCGGGCGACGCGGATATTTTGTTTCTGGAAAATTCGACCAGTTCGGTCGAAATATTCCTCATAGCGCAGTGATCGCTGCCTGTCGAGAGCTTGTGAGTCAGATATTGACCGAAAGTAGGGAAAGTCTTTTAGACTGGAAATCGCGATTCCTTGCCGCTCTGGGAAACGCCGGCCAGGTCATAGCCGAAGTCATACCAGAAATTGAACTCATTGTTGGGCCGCAACCTGAGGTCATAGAATTAGGACACATAGAGGCTCAGGCCCGTTTTCGCATCGTGTTTCAGAAATTCATGCGCGCCTTGTCTAATAGTGAGCGCCCCATCGTAATTTTCCTGGATGATATTCAATGGGCAGACACGTCTTCGATCAAATTGCTGGAATTGTTAATGACGGATTCCGACACAAGGCGCATTTTCCTTATTGCGGCATATCGTGACAAGGAAGTCGACTCATCCCACCCTCTGTTAATTACCCTGGAGGCGGTTCAAAAAGCGAGCATCCTCATCAACCGTATCCACCTGAGAGCCCTCGGACTCGAACAGGTCTCCGAATTAGTTGCGGACATCCTTCATTGCCGGACGGTTGCTTCCAAAGCCCTGGCTGAATTGGTCCAACAAAAGACGGCCGGTAACCCGTTTTTTTTGAAAGAGTTTCTTCAAACCCTTTATCAAGAGAAGCTGGTTGAGTTCGATTTTCGTCTCGGCGCCTGGCGATGGGATTTGGAACGTATTCAACACCATCAGATTCCGGATGACGTTGTTGATCTCATGGTAAGAAAAATCCGGAGAATGCCGTCGACCAATCAGGATCTGTTGAAAATAGCCGCGTGTATTGGAACGGAATTCGGGATTCACCTGCTGTCTTGGGCTACCGGCGAATCACCCCGAAACGTTGTCCTTGCTCTCAAGTCAAGCGTTTCAGAAGGCCTCATATATCCCATAGGTGAAGGATACAAATTGCTTGAACTCGATGTTCCGATTCATGATCAAGACACGAGCATTGACTACAGGTTTGCCCATGATCGAATCCAATTTGCGGCGTATACACTGGTTCCCGAGCAGGAAAGGCCTGCGATTCACCAACATATAGGCCAGGTTTTGATTCACAGGACTTCTGGAGATCCTCTGGGCAATACGATCTTCGAGGCCGTCAACCAGATGAATTTAGCGACCAGCCTGATCGTGTCTGACGTGGAGAAGAGTGAACTCGCGGATATGAACCTGGAAGCAGGAAAAAAAGCCAGGGTATCAGGGGCGTATGAAGCTGCTTTCACTTATTTCCAGACTGGTCTAATGGTACTGGGAGACGATAGCTGGCAGCGAGACTACGACTTAACATTGGGGCTGTGTATCGAGGCCACTGAAGCAGCCTACATAACTACCAGATTTGACGATGTGAGACGATTGACGTCAATTGTTACCAAACACGCTCGGCGACTGGAAGAGAAGGTTCCAGTGTACGAAATGCAAATCCGGGCTCTCATAGCTCTTAACGACAGGGCTGCGGCAATTCAGATTGCGTTGCCCCTTTTGGCTGAACTCGGCGAGAAGTTCCCCGACAACCCGAGTAAGGTGCAGGTGTTCGCCGACTTTGTTAAGACAAAGTTGGCTCTGAGTGGGCGACGAATTGAGGAAATTGAAAACCTCCCGGAAATGCGTGATCAGAAAAAGCTCGGGGCGATGCGTATTATGGAAACAGTTGTTTCCGCCGCCTATTCCGTGGTCCCAAATTTGTTTCTGCTCATGCTTTTCAGGATGGTGCGTCTCTCGGTGAGACATGGCAGCACGCAGCAATCAGCCTTTGTCTATGCCGGATACGGGTTGATTCTCTGTTCGATAATTGGTGACATCAAGTCAGGACACAGGTTTGGGGAACTTGCTCTCAAACTCATACAACGGCCTGACCTCAAAAGTCAGTATACAAAGGTAAATTTTGCAGTTCACGCTCTCATATTTCTCTGGTGTAAGCCCCTCAGGGACGGCCTGAAATATCTTGAGGACGGTTTTCAGACCGGTCTTGAACTTGGAGACATTGAATACGCCTCTCTTTCCGCAGCTTTTTTCTGCACTCACTCTTTCGGCGCCGGTGAGGATCTTGCCGAACTTGGGCAAAAAATGACCCGGTATGTGGATGCGCTCGGCAAACTGAGACAAAAATTCCCCGCCTATTTAATACAGGTTTACCACCAGGAATTACTTAATATGATGGGGCATTCGGAAAATCCCTGTCGCCTGGTTGGCCAGGCCTATGATGAAGAAGAGACATTGCCGGAGTTATTAAAGTCCAATGAGAGGGCAATCGCTCTGACCACATTTGTACAAAAGCTCCGCCTGTGCTACCTGTTTTACAACTATCACGACGCCATCGAAAACGGCCAAAAGGCGGAAGAATATCTGGATGGCGGTCGAGCGACCGTGCTTGTTCCTGTGGTGGCCTTCTATAGCGCCCTCGCGCGTATTGAGATCCTTTCACAATCGGACCATAAACATCGGCGCTCCATATTGAACAAAGTCATGGTTGATCTAAAGAAACTCAAGAAGTGGAGTCAGACGGCGCCGGCCAATTTTTTGCACAAGTTCCATCTGGCGCAGGCCGAGCGATTAAGAGTCCTGGGGCAAGGTAGTGAGGCTGCTGATCATTATAGTCAAGCCATCTCGCTTGCTCGGGATAGTGGCTATATCAACGAAGAGGCTCTCGCCTACGAGAGAGCGGGGATGTTCTACTTGTCGAGGCAGGATTTGGCTAGCGCAAAAGCGCACATGGAGCAGGCTCGATATTGTTACTCCCGTTGGGGAGCGCAAGCGAAAGTCAATCACATAGAAGACAATTATTCCCAATTGCTGGGAAAAACTCCCCTTTTGACAGTTTCTGACACTACCATTTCTGATGAAACCCTCGATTTGGCAGCGGTCCTCAGAGCCTCCCAGATGATTTCCGGCGAAATCGTTCTTGAGAATTTACTCAGGAAACTTATGAAGATAGTGATTGAGGTCGCCGGAGCTGAACGAGGGCTTCTGATATTACATAAAGAAGGGGCTCTCACCATAGAAGCTTCTGCGGACGCAGAGCACGGGGCGCAGTATGAACGCAGACCCGTTCCAGTTGAAGAAAGTCGGGAAGTGTCCTCCGCAATAGTGAACTATGTCGCACGAACAAAGGAACCGGTGCTTTTGAGTGACGCCGGAAATGAAGGCCCATTCACTCACAATGAATACGTATTACAAAGAGGACTCAGATCGGTTTTCTGTCTCCCTATAATGGCCACCGGCCGATTGTCGGGTCTACTTTACCTGGAAAACAATCAGGCCACAGGCGTTTTCACAGCAGGCCGTGCAGAAATGTTGAAAGTACTCTCAGCTCAGGCTGCGATATCTATAGAAAACGCCAGGTTGTACAAGGCCCTTGACGAGACCGCCGAAAGATATAAGTCCTTATTCGAGAATGCCCAGGAAGCCATTTTTGTCATTCAGGACGGTGATTTCAAATTTTTGAATCCCAGGACCATGGGTCTCACCGGGTACTCGTCTGAAGAATTGTTATCCAGACCCTTTGTTGACTTCGTCCATCCGGAAGACCGGGATTTGGTCACGGAACGACTCCTGGATCGTCTGGAATGGGAGCCTGCGCCTAACATTTATCCGTTCAGAATTGTTAGAAAAGACTCAACTACGATTTGGGTTCAGATCAACTCGGTGGTTGTCACATGGGAAGACAGTCCTGCGACGCTGAGCTTCTTGACCGACATAACAGAGCTTAAGAGATCCGCGGACCTTCACGTCCGAACCGAACGTTTGAACGCCATAGCAGACCTAGCCGGCGGAGTAGCCCACAATTTCAATAACATGCTCCAGGTAACGATGGCCGGAGTCGAGTTGGCTCTCGTTGATCTCGAATCCGGGAAAACCGGCCAAATCAGGAAGAATCTCGAACGCATTCTTGATTCCTCAAAACTTGGCTCGGACACCGTCAGACGACTCCAGAGTTATGCGAAAATTAGAGCTGATGACAAATCCCCTGAAAAAAAGACATTTGATTTGTCTGAAGTCGTGAGACAGGCTTCCGAAATAAGTCGCCCGTGGTGGAAGACCAACCTTGAAAAGAAGGGCATCGTAATAGAAATGAAACACCATCTCGCCGATGGCTGTTTTATTTCCGGAAAAGACAGCGAACTCTTCGAGGTACTGGTAAATTTCATCAAGAATGCGGCTGAAGCAATGCCGAAAGGCGGATATATAAAAATCACCACCTCTGTAGTTGAAGATCACGTAATCCTTGAAGTCCGGGATACCGGCGTGGGGGTCTCCGAAGCGGACAAGGAAAGATTGTTTGAGCCGTTTTGGACTACTAAAGGGGCGGCAGGAACGGGCTTAGGGCTAGCGGTCAGTCAGGGGATTCTGAAAAGCCACGGTGGCATAGTCTCAGTGGCCGGCAAGGTTGGAATCGGGACAACTTTCACCGTCAAACTTCCTCTTGCCGAGGCGCCCCACGAAGAAGTTTTTCTTGCTCCTGAAACGATCAGTGACCTTGAGCTGACAATCCTGGTCATTGATGATACAGAGGCGCTGGTGACTCTGTTTCACGATCTGCTTACCGGACATGGCCAAACTGTCCTGACAGCATTTTCAGGCAGCCAGGGAATTGATCTCTACAGACAGCGTCATGTGGATCTTGTGCTTTGCGACCTGGGAATGCCGGGAATGAGTGGTTGGCAGGTGGGCGCCATGGTCCGATCTATGTGCCGGGACAAAGGGATTCCCAAGACTCCTTTTGTATTGTTAACAGGATGGGGTGGACAGTCTTTTGACCGGGAAAGAATGGACGAATCCGGCATAGATGGAGTACTGGCGAAGCCTGTTGATGTTCCAGTGTTGTTTGAAATGATACGGCGCGTAGCGACAATCAAGACATGA
- a CDS encoding transposase: MQHKGARRWPLPRNYFELIRDYKKPEDLIGENGLLKQLTKRLLERPMQAEMSENLGYDRHASLGKNSGNYRNGSYNKKLNGDFGQKDISVPRDRNSTFDPIIVSKSERRFKGFDDKIISMYARGMFCDGRNRNPQ, translated from the coding sequence ATCCAGCACAAAGGAGCAAGAAGATGGCCATTACCGAGGAACTACTTTGAACTGATCAGAGATTACAAGAAACCGGAAGATTTAATAGGAGAAAACGGTCTACTAAAGCAACTTACCAAGCGCCTGTTGGAACGACCGATGCAGGCGGAGATGAGCGAAAACCTTGGTTATGACAGGCATGCGTCTTTGGGTAAAAACTCGGGGAATTACAGAAACGGCAGCTATAACAAAAAGCTCAATGGTGATTTTGGCCAAAAGGACATCAGTGTTCCCCGGGATCGCAATTCAACCTTCGATCCGATCATTGTCTCCAAGAGTGAGAGGCGCTTCAAGGGCTTCGATGACAAAATCATCTCCATGTATGCTAGGGGGATGTTTTGCGATGGGCGCAACCGCAACCCACAATAA
- a CDS encoding flavin reductase family protein, producing the protein MKKSIGAKTILYPTPVLIVGTYDKAGKPNVMTVAWGGICCTAPPCVSISVREATYTYGNLMEQKAFTISIPSEDYVKQADFIGIASGKDTDKFAVTGLTPVKSDVVNAPYVAEFPLALECKVIHHHKIGIHTQFIGEILDIKADETVVGENGLEIDKIKPFIWAPDTSRGYYGVGRRLGKAFSIGKDLK; encoded by the coding sequence ATGAAAAAATCTATAGGAGCCAAAACCATTCTCTATCCTACCCCCGTTTTGATAGTGGGCACGTACGATAAGGCCGGCAAGCCCAACGTTATGACCGTCGCTTGGGGTGGGATTTGCTGCACCGCTCCACCCTGCGTCTCAATATCAGTTCGAGAGGCAACCTACACTTACGGTAATCTCATGGAACAGAAAGCGTTCACGATAAGCATTCCCTCGGAGGATTACGTGAAGCAGGCTGATTTCATCGGTATAGCCTCGGGGAAAGATACCGACAAATTTGCGGTGACCGGACTTACTCCGGTGAAAAGCGACGTGGTGAACGCTCCATATGTGGCCGAATTTCCATTGGCTCTGGAATGTAAGGTCATCCATCACCACAAAATTGGCATCCACACACAGTTCATAGGTGAAATTCTGGACATAAAGGCAGACGAGACGGTTGTGGGAGAAAATGGACTTGAAATCGACAAGATCAAGCCGTTCATATGGGCCCCTGATACTTCCCGGGGTTATTACGGCGTCGGTCGGCGTCTTGGCAAAGCGTTCTCGATAGGAAAGGACCTAAAATAG
- a CDS encoding radical SAM protein produces the protein MKTLLINPEFPNSYWSFPEQLKFMNTKTMNPPLGLITLAALLPRDWDIRLVDLAAQPRSDIDWDWPDLVMISAMLIQKDNFIELIREAKNKGKTVVVGGPYATSVPEDSLAAGCDFLVRGEGENTIPLLLASLKQGQSGGVIENPEKPDLALSPLPRFDLLNLKNYEALGIQTSRGCPFGCEFCDIINLYGPKPRYKTPTQVVNELEAVYKLGWRDMIFICDDNFIGSRKHAVALLKDMDVWMKANGSPFSFITQASINLGQDIELIDLMTQPNFATVFVGLESPDEDVLAGANKFQNIRNPLMESVNNITKNGLTVLGSFIIGFDGEKPGMGKRIASFVKETNIPIIMFNKLQPIPNTKLWDRLKAEGRLIENKTGGNFISSAMNYIPSRPESEIDKEFTDVWDELYNSSNFLARSYNYYLTMRPTRRAMAEKQGKKIPKSVQEPPGLRRVLLDISQIIRLSWRQGIVSGARLQYWRQLIGIMRKNPSRLVPYLTSLVMGEDMFKIRKEILAKKKYS, from the coding sequence TTGAAGACCTTACTAATAAATCCTGAATTTCCAAATTCTTACTGGAGTTTCCCTGAACAGCTAAAATTCATGAACACCAAGACAATGAACCCTCCCCTGGGTTTGATTACCCTTGCGGCCCTCTTGCCCAGGGATTGGGATATTCGTCTTGTGGATCTCGCGGCCCAGCCCAGGTCTGATATAGATTGGGATTGGCCGGACCTGGTCATGATCTCAGCCATGTTGATCCAAAAGGACAATTTTATTGAGTTAATCAGGGAGGCCAAGAATAAAGGAAAAACAGTAGTTGTTGGGGGACCATACGCCACTTCGGTTCCGGAGGACTCGCTGGCGGCCGGGTGTGATTTCCTGGTCAGAGGCGAAGGTGAAAACACTATACCATTGCTATTGGCGAGCCTTAAACAGGGGCAGTCAGGGGGTGTCATAGAAAACCCCGAAAAACCTGATTTGGCATTGTCGCCGTTACCACGCTTCGACCTGCTCAACCTGAAAAACTATGAAGCCCTGGGGATTCAGACATCACGTGGCTGCCCTTTTGGCTGTGAATTTTGTGACATCATTAACCTGTATGGCCCGAAGCCGAGATATAAGACCCCCACGCAGGTGGTTAATGAGCTTGAAGCAGTCTATAAGCTCGGCTGGCGTGACATGATTTTTATTTGTGATGATAATTTTATCGGTAGCCGAAAACACGCTGTGGCCCTCCTGAAGGATATGGATGTCTGGATGAAGGCAAATGGGAGTCCCTTCAGCTTCATAACTCAGGCGTCCATAAACCTGGGGCAAGACATTGAACTGATAGATCTTATGACCCAGCCAAATTTCGCTACCGTTTTCGTAGGGCTGGAATCTCCCGATGAAGATGTCCTGGCCGGCGCCAACAAATTTCAGAATATTCGAAATCCACTTATGGAGTCGGTAAATAACATAACCAAAAATGGCCTGACCGTCCTGGGGAGTTTCATAATTGGTTTCGATGGGGAAAAGCCTGGTATGGGGAAAAGAATAGCCTCCTTTGTCAAAGAGACCAATATCCCGATTATAATGTTCAACAAGCTTCAGCCTATTCCCAATACAAAACTGTGGGACAGGTTAAAGGCCGAAGGAAGGCTGATTGAAAATAAAACCGGCGGCAATTTTATTTCATCCGCTATGAATTATATCCCGTCAAGACCGGAATCAGAAATTGACAAAGAATTCACGGATGTTTGGGATGAGTTGTACAACTCCTCAAATTTTCTTGCGCGGTCTTATAATTATTATCTCACCATGCGCCCGACAAGAAGGGCCATGGCGGAAAAACAGGGAAAAAAGATCCCCAAAAGCGTGCAGGAGCCTCCGGGTTTACGTAGGGTCCTACTGGACATAAGTCAAATCATTCGGCTGAGTTGGAGGCAGGGGATAGTGTCAGGCGCCAGACTGCAATATTGGAGACAATTGATTGGTATAATGAGGAAAAATCCCAGTCGGTTAGTTCCTTACCTGACTTCTTTAGTAATGGGGGAGGATATGTTCAAAATAAGGAAAGAAATCCTCGCTAAAAAGAAATATTCGTAA
- a CDS encoding acyl-CoA N-acyltransferase, with protein sequence MGEIRIVQVQTQKDLNRFVDTPWAIYPPDSNWVPPLKSDFKRLLNTAKHPFWKFSKRELFIAERDGRPVGRIAAIIDNNYNDYHNEKMGIWGFFECFNDHEASKALFSCAEEWVKSKGMTFIRGPLNPSTNYEVGLLIEGFEYLPTIMMPWNFPYYSGLVEEAGYVKEKDLFTFRVYQTDPAGPRIERLGKRVLSKGHVKIRNISRENYDSDIALLARLYNQAWAENWGFVPMSEGEVREMAKNLKRVLEENLLFFTLYDDEPVGVVMVLPDMNPLLKQANGRMGLITGIKFLLRNRFLVGFRAAMGGVRKEFKRLGVPLVVFHHLNSLLRGHDRIEFLECGWNLEDNHDINQLEIEMGAKKHSVYRIYRKALT encoded by the coding sequence ATGGGTGAAATAAGAATTGTTCAGGTTCAGACGCAAAAAGATCTAAACAGGTTTGTCGATACGCCCTGGGCTATCTATCCACCGGATTCGAATTGGGTTCCTCCACTCAAGAGCGATTTCAAAAGACTCCTGAATACTGCGAAGCACCCTTTCTGGAAGTTTTCCAAGCGTGAACTGTTTATTGCGGAAAGGGACGGACGCCCTGTAGGCAGGATCGCAGCCATAATCGATAACAATTACAATGATTACCACAATGAGAAAATGGGGATCTGGGGGTTTTTCGAGTGCTTTAATGACCACGAAGCTTCGAAGGCCCTATTCTCGTGCGCCGAAGAGTGGGTAAAATCGAAAGGAATGACCTTTATTCGCGGCCCGTTAAACCCATCTACAAATTACGAGGTTGGCCTACTGATCGAAGGATTCGAGTATTTGCCCACAATAATGATGCCCTGGAATTTTCCGTATTATTCCGGGCTTGTTGAAGAGGCGGGATATGTGAAGGAAAAGGATCTGTTCACTTTCAGGGTTTATCAGACCGACCCTGCTGGACCTCGCATTGAGCGGCTTGGGAAAAGAGTGCTCAGCAAGGGGCATGTGAAGATTCGGAACATTTCACGGGAAAATTATGATTCTGACATAGCGCTTCTCGCCAGGCTGTACAATCAAGCGTGGGCGGAGAACTGGGGTTTTGTCCCCATGAGTGAAGGAGAAGTCCGTGAGATGGCCAAAAACCTGAAGCGGGTGCTTGAAGAAAATCTTCTGTTTTTTACTCTATATGATGATGAGCCTGTAGGCGTCGTCATGGTTTTGCCGGACATGAACCCCCTGCTCAAACAGGCCAATGGCCGCATGGGACTCATAACAGGAATCAAGTTTCTGCTCAGAAACAGGTTTCTCGTAGGTTTTAGGGCCGCAATGGGTGGAGTCAGGAAGGAATTCAAGAGGCTGGGAGTTCCTCTTGTGGTGTTTCATCATTTGAACAGCCTTTTGCGGGGCCACGACCGGATCGAGTTTCTGGAATGTGGATGGAACCTCGAGGATAATCACGATATCAATCAGCTTGAAATTGAGATGGGAGCAAAGAAACACAGCGTTTACAGAATTTACAGGAAGGCGCTAACTTAA
- a CDS encoding radical SAM protein, protein MKLVLVRPPFYSLFGLTTPKMKTYPLNLLYLGTYARDYSGWDIRVIDGENVTLETVDSSFPTDLDPELVMNSRIPMMESIINDSGHKFWDLIESEIVAQKPDLVGITCNSGAMDTVRILVKRLKKFNIPVVLGGSHPSVLPEQSLAYTSADLTIMGEGELALVDLLRAIEGTLDFSKVRSLAWKNYGKIVINPRAELIADLDELPIPDRALIDRSRYYGDVIMTGRGCPFNCAYCASRNIWGKKARLRSIDSIIKELNILRQRAQEFPAYPGDAMNTADPLPGRWVLKVLDDTFTVIKSRTMELLDAIVANGLNCFEFTGGVRADTLDMKLVRKMKEANFRRVTLGVESGSPRILKLIRKGETNKHVIDAVRMLREEGIKSHAFFMIGFPEETEEDIELSKKLILEAQPDHVEINMVTPYPGTDIFPKIIKENPDDIDRWYRWFHQGLATHSCARGYDLDEAYKRFLEFARNYHDSRKTDA, encoded by the coding sequence ATGAAATTGGTCCTAGTGCGACCGCCTTTTTATTCGCTGTTTGGGTTAACTACCCCAAAGATGAAAACCTATCCCCTGAACCTTCTTTACCTTGGAACGTACGCGCGAGACTATTCAGGATGGGATATTAGGGTCATTGACGGCGAAAATGTGACTCTCGAGACAGTAGATTCCTCTTTTCCAACGGACCTGGATCCTGAATTGGTAATGAACTCCAGGATCCCCATGATGGAATCCATAATTAACGATAGTGGACACAAATTTTGGGACTTGATTGAGTCTGAGATTGTAGCCCAAAAACCTGACCTCGTAGGAATCACCTGTAATTCCGGAGCTATGGATACCGTAAGGATTCTGGTAAAACGGCTCAAGAAATTCAATATACCTGTAGTCCTTGGAGGAAGCCATCCTTCAGTCCTGCCTGAACAGAGTCTGGCTTATACCTCCGCAGATTTGACGATAATGGGCGAAGGAGAACTTGCCCTGGTTGATCTGCTTCGTGCGATTGAGGGAACGCTGGATTTTTCTAAAGTAAGGTCTCTCGCATGGAAAAACTATGGGAAAATCGTCATTAACCCAAGGGCTGAACTGATAGCTGACCTGGACGAGTTACCGATACCTGACAGGGCATTAATCGACAGAAGCCGTTATTACGGGGATGTCATAATGACCGGCAGGGGATGCCCGTTTAACTGCGCATATTGCGCTTCCCGCAACATCTGGGGGAAAAAGGCTCGTCTGCGGTCGATAGATTCGATCATAAAAGAACTCAATATCCTGAGACAGAGGGCTCAAGAATTCCCGGCCTATCCCGGGGACGCCATGAACACTGCTGATCCTTTGCCCGGACGCTGGGTTCTTAAGGTCTTGGATGACACTTTCACAGTGATAAAATCCAGGACTATGGAACTGCTCGACGCCATTGTCGCCAATGGGTTGAACTGTTTCGAGTTCACGGGTGGAGTGAGAGCCGACACACTCGACATGAAGTTAGTGCGAAAAATGAAAGAGGCGAATTTCAGGCGGGTCACGTTGGGAGTGGAAAGTGGGAGTCCCAGGATCCTAAAACTCATCAGGAAAGGGGAAACCAACAAACATGTGATAGACGCAGTGAGGATGCTTAGAGAAGAAGGTATTAAATCCCATGCGTTTTTTATGATAGGTTTTCCTGAAGAAACTGAAGAAGATATTGAGTTAAGCAAAAAACTGATTCTTGAAGCGCAACCGGACCATGTTGAAATCAACATGGTGACTCCCTATCCTGGAACCGACATCTTTCCCAAGATCATTAAGGAAAATCCGGACGACATTGATCGTTGGTATCGCTGGTTTCACCAGGGGCTCGCTACACATTCCTGCGCCAGAGGATATGATCTTGACGAGGCTTACAAACGATTTCTGGAATTTGCCAGAAATTACCATGACTCAAGGAAAACAGACGCATAG